One Tessaracoccus lacteus DNA window includes the following coding sequences:
- a CDS encoding MFS transporter: MAPTREVVRARWGVTIMFWLNGVGFASLLPRYPELKANLGLGDLQWGLAVGLGPLGGLLAGLFTARLIRRHTSSTVTVVSAILGLACLSIYGNATHWAVFVLGILLMSALDAFTDISMNSHGLRVQRLHGSSILNGFHGWWSVGAVCGGFLGSLAAQAQLPIWVQCLVAFVIFSGVALYAKTLLLKGPDTVVDPAPDASAAPVGRGVARRWLPRLIALGLLGAFAGMIEDSGASWGAVYMDSMFEVSPFLVGMAFVALQSVQVVGRFTGDALTNRFGPRAAVTQGAIVAGVGMALAVAFPSPALTLVGFACAGWGIATAIPMVMHAADELPGMAAGNGLTFVSWLMRLGFFVSPPLIGLVADSLTIRWALIVIPVAALAMLALSPALTPPAKAASAVE, encoded by the coding sequence ATGGCACCCACCCGCGAGGTCGTGCGCGCCCGGTGGGGCGTCACCATCATGTTCTGGCTCAACGGCGTCGGCTTCGCGTCGCTGCTGCCCCGCTACCCCGAGCTGAAGGCCAACCTCGGCCTCGGCGACCTGCAGTGGGGGCTCGCCGTGGGGCTCGGGCCGCTCGGCGGCCTGCTGGCCGGGCTGTTCACCGCCCGACTGATCCGCCGCCACACCTCGTCGACAGTGACCGTCGTCTCCGCGATCCTCGGGCTCGCGTGCCTGTCGATCTACGGCAACGCCACCCACTGGGCCGTGTTCGTGCTCGGCATCCTGCTGATGTCCGCGCTCGACGCGTTCACCGACATCTCCATGAACTCGCACGGGCTGCGCGTACAGCGCCTGCACGGCTCGTCGATCCTCAACGGCTTCCACGGCTGGTGGTCCGTCGGCGCCGTCTGCGGAGGTTTCCTCGGCTCCCTCGCGGCCCAGGCGCAGCTGCCCATCTGGGTGCAGTGCCTCGTCGCCTTCGTGATCTTCTCCGGCGTCGCCCTCTACGCGAAGACGCTGCTGCTGAAGGGCCCCGACACCGTCGTCGATCCCGCCCCCGACGCGTCGGCCGCCCCCGTCGGCAGGGGCGTCGCGCGACGGTGGCTGCCGCGCCTGATCGCGCTCGGCCTGCTCGGCGCGTTTGCGGGCATGATCGAGGACTCCGGCGCCTCCTGGGGAGCCGTCTACATGGACTCGATGTTCGAGGTGAGCCCGTTCCTCGTCGGCATGGCCTTCGTGGCGCTGCAGTCGGTGCAGGTCGTCGGGCGGTTCACCGGGGACGCGCTGACCAACCGCTTCGGCCCGCGCGCCGCGGTGACGCAGGGCGCGATCGTCGCCGGGGTCGGCATGGCGCTGGCCGTGGCCTTCCCCTCGCCCGCGCTGACGCTGGTGGGCTTCGCCTGCGCCGGTTGGGGCATCGCCACCGCGATCCCCATGGTGATGCACGCCGCCGACGAGCTGCCCGGCATGGCGGCCGGCAACGGCCTGACGTTCGTCAGTTGGCTGATGCGGCTCGGATTCTTCGTCTCGCCTCCGCTGATCGGCCTGGTGGCCGACTCCCTGACCATCCGGTGGGCCCTCATCGTCATCCCCGTCGCCGCCTTGGCGATGCTGGCGCTGTCGCCCGCGCTCACGCCTCCTGCGAAGGCCGCATCTGCGGTTGAATAG